One genomic region from Microbacterium sp. BK668 encodes:
- a CDS encoding S9 family peptidase yields the protein MTVQDTPGAASLVPPTPPVAARNPVSRTYHGDAFDDPYEWFRAKDDAAVIAHLEAENAYTEARTAHLAGLRDRIFDEIKGRTLETDLSVPSRHGEWWYYGRTIEGKQYGIQCRAPLASADDWTPPELSPDTEVPGEQILLDGNVEAEGHEFFSLGSFEVTRDGRLMLWGVDHEGDERYTVRVRDLATGQDLPDVIEGTFAGAGFSPDGRFIVYSTVDDAWRPDTVWLHELGTPVSGDTRLFHEPDERYWVGAGFTRSDRYLVIGLGSSITSEEWLLDADDLRAEPRVVWPRREGVEYESHHAVVDGEDVLYVVHNDGALDFELVRVAASDPSGSRQVVVAHEPGRRLLGMSTFRDWGVVAYRRGGLPRLGLLDYGSAAVRELEFDEPLYSVGSGGNPEWAPPLLRIGYGSFTTPSTVYDYDIATGELLLRKRQPVLGGYDPADYAQERVWATAQDGTGIPISLVWKRSFGDVGSSPRPVHLYGYGSYEHSIEPGLSVPRLSALDRGVVFAVAHVRGGGEMGRQWYEDGKLLRKRNTFTDFVDCARHLVDNGYTTPAQLVAEGGSAGGLLMGAVANLAPELFAGILADVPFVDALTTILDPSLPLTVIEWDEWGDPLHDADVYAYMKSYSPYENVRPDVAYPRILAVTSLNDTRVLYVEPAKWVARLREVGADALLKCEMVAGHGGVSGRYNAWRERAFELAWLLDVLGVADA from the coding sequence GTGACTGTTCAGGACACGCCCGGCGCGGCATCCCTCGTCCCCCCGACTCCCCCCGTCGCGGCACGCAATCCCGTGTCGCGGACCTACCACGGCGATGCCTTCGACGACCCGTACGAATGGTTCCGCGCGAAGGACGACGCGGCCGTCATCGCCCACCTCGAGGCCGAGAATGCCTACACCGAGGCGCGCACCGCGCACCTCGCGGGGCTGCGCGACCGCATCTTCGACGAGATCAAGGGCCGGACCCTCGAGACCGACCTGTCGGTTCCCAGCCGCCACGGCGAGTGGTGGTACTACGGCCGCACGATCGAGGGCAAGCAGTACGGCATCCAGTGCCGCGCTCCGCTCGCCTCCGCGGACGATTGGACGCCGCCCGAGCTCTCGCCCGACACCGAAGTCCCGGGCGAGCAGATCCTCCTCGACGGCAACGTCGAGGCGGAGGGCCACGAGTTCTTCTCCCTCGGAAGCTTCGAGGTCACCCGCGACGGCCGGCTCATGCTGTGGGGCGTCGACCACGAGGGCGATGAGCGCTACACGGTGCGGGTGCGCGATCTCGCGACGGGGCAGGATCTCCCCGACGTCATCGAGGGGACCTTCGCCGGAGCAGGGTTCTCGCCCGACGGGCGCTTCATCGTCTATTCGACGGTCGACGACGCCTGGCGACCCGACACCGTCTGGCTGCATGAGCTCGGCACGCCGGTCTCGGGCGACACCCGGCTGTTCCACGAGCCCGACGAGCGGTACTGGGTGGGCGCCGGCTTCACCCGCAGCGACCGGTACCTCGTCATCGGGCTCGGGTCGTCGATCACGTCCGAGGAGTGGCTGCTGGATGCCGACGACCTGCGCGCCGAGCCGCGCGTCGTGTGGCCGCGCCGCGAGGGCGTCGAGTACGAGTCGCACCACGCCGTGGTCGACGGCGAGGACGTCCTCTACGTCGTCCACAACGACGGAGCCCTGGACTTCGAGCTCGTGCGGGTCGCGGCATCCGATCCCTCCGGATCCCGTCAGGTGGTCGTCGCTCACGAGCCGGGCCGGCGGCTCCTCGGCATGTCGACCTTCCGGGACTGGGGCGTCGTCGCGTACCGGCGGGGCGGCCTCCCCCGCCTCGGTCTGCTCGACTACGGCTCGGCCGCCGTCCGCGAGCTCGAGTTCGACGAGCCCCTGTACAGCGTCGGCAGCGGCGGCAATCCGGAGTGGGCTCCTCCGCTGCTGCGGATCGGCTACGGCTCGTTCACGACGCCGAGCACCGTGTACGACTACGACATCGCGACGGGCGAGCTGCTGCTGCGCAAGCGCCAGCCTGTGCTCGGCGGCTACGATCCCGCCGACTATGCGCAGGAGCGCGTCTGGGCGACGGCGCAGGACGGCACCGGCATCCCGATCTCGCTGGTGTGGAAGCGCTCGTTCGGCGACGTCGGCTCGAGCCCGCGGCCCGTGCACCTCTACGGCTACGGGTCGTACGAGCACTCGATCGAGCCGGGCCTGTCGGTGCCGAGACTGTCGGCGCTCGACCGGGGGGTCGTCTTCGCCGTCGCGCATGTCCGGGGCGGCGGCGAGATGGGCCGGCAGTGGTACGAGGACGGCAAGCTCCTCCGCAAGCGCAACACCTTCACGGACTTCGTGGACTGCGCCCGGCATCTCGTCGACAACGGATACACGACCCCGGCGCAGCTCGTCGCCGAGGGCGGCTCGGCGGGCGGCCTGCTGATGGGCGCCGTCGCGAACCTCGCGCCCGAGCTCTTCGCCGGCATCCTCGCCGACGTCCCCTTCGTGGACGCGCTGACGACGATCCTCGACCCTTCGCTGCCGCTCACCGTCATCGAGTGGGACGAGTGGGGCGACCCCCTGCACGACGCCGACGTGTACGCGTACATGAAGTCGTACTCGCCGTACGAGAACGTGCGTCCCGACGTCGCCTACCCGCGGATCCTGGCCGTGACGTCGCTCAACGACACGCGAGTTCTCTACGTCGAGCCGGCGAAGTGGGTCGCGCGCCTGCGCGAGGTGGGCGCCGACGCGCTGCTCAAGTGCGAGATGGTGGCCGGCCACGGCGGCGTGTCGGGCCGGTACAACGCGTGGCGGGAGCGCGCGTTCGAGCTCGCGTGGCTGCTGGACGTCCTCGGCGTCGCGGACGCCTGA
- a CDS encoding inorganic phosphate transporter, giving the protein METAALLVVLVIALALFFDFTNGFHDTANAMATPIATGALKPKVAVLLAALLNLVGAFLSTEVAKTISGGIIHEDDISSSIFPAVIFAGLIGAITWNMLTWLLGLPSSSSHALFGGLIGATIVGVGVTAIDFSVVVSKVVLPAVIAPLTAGIIAFTATKLAYAITRRYDSRPDGRDGFRVGQIFTSSLVALAHGTNDAQKTMGVITLLLITVGWQTSTEPQTWVIFACAITIALGTYMGGWRIIRTLGKGLTDVKPAQGFSAEASTAATILSSSALGFALSTTQVASGSVIGSGVGRRGSKVRWRTVGRIVIGWLLTLPAAGAVGALAALIVVWLGGWGIAIDAVLAVAIILGLFLRSRRNEVNASNAMSEVAESGTAVKVKRNPPPTRRQRLRERRQQRERARQDKGAPQ; this is encoded by the coding sequence GTGGAAACCGCAGCCCTGCTCGTGGTGCTGGTGATCGCACTGGCACTGTTCTTCGACTTCACCAACGGATTCCACGACACGGCGAACGCGATGGCGACACCCATCGCGACCGGAGCCCTCAAGCCCAAGGTCGCCGTGCTCCTGGCGGCCCTGCTGAACCTCGTCGGAGCGTTCCTCTCGACCGAGGTGGCCAAGACCATCTCGGGCGGCATCATCCACGAGGACGACATATCCTCCAGCATCTTCCCGGCCGTGATCTTCGCCGGGCTGATCGGCGCGATCACCTGGAACATGCTCACGTGGCTCCTCGGCCTGCCGTCGAGCTCGTCGCACGCCCTCTTCGGCGGGCTGATCGGCGCGACGATCGTCGGCGTCGGCGTCACCGCGATCGACTTCAGCGTCGTCGTCTCCAAGGTCGTCCTCCCCGCCGTCATCGCTCCCCTCACGGCCGGGATCATCGCCTTCACGGCGACGAAGCTCGCCTACGCCATCACCCGGCGCTACGACAGCAGGCCGGACGGCCGCGACGGGTTCCGGGTGGGGCAGATCTTCACCTCGTCGCTCGTGGCCCTCGCCCACGGCACGAACGACGCCCAGAAGACGATGGGCGTCATCACCCTCCTGCTCATCACCGTCGGCTGGCAGACCAGCACCGAGCCGCAGACCTGGGTCATCTTCGCGTGCGCGATCACGATCGCCCTCGGTACCTATATGGGCGGATGGCGCATCATCCGCACCCTCGGGAAGGGCCTGACCGACGTCAAGCCCGCGCAGGGCTTCTCGGCCGAGGCATCCACCGCCGCGACCATCCTCTCGTCCAGCGCCCTCGGGTTCGCCCTGTCGACCACGCAGGTCGCGTCGGGCTCGGTGATCGGATCCGGCGTCGGCCGGCGGGGCTCCAAGGTCCGCTGGCGCACGGTGGGCCGGATCGTGATCGGCTGGCTGCTGACGCTTCCGGCCGCGGGTGCCGTCGGAGCGCTCGCCGCGCTCATCGTCGTGTGGCTCGGCGGGTGGGGCATCGCGATCGACGCCGTCCTCGCCGTCGCGATCATCCTGGGGCTGTTCCTCCGCTCGCGCCGCAACGAGGTGAACGCGAGCAACGCGATGAGCGAGGTCGCCGAATCGGGCACCGCCGTGAAGGTCAAGCGCAACCCGCCGCCGACGAGGCGACAGCGCCTCCGCGAACGCCGCCAGCAGCGCGAACGGGCCCGCCAGGACAAGGGAGCGCCGCAATGA
- a CDS encoding peptidase — translation MSITIDWFAFVQVFVAAMIASVLVVGFYATGLRLLVRAGRAPVVAPAEFTDAIAVITEKQRARAEKAAAKAAKKSPLSDGQKRLALVGAYASFAVCALAVLGGLLLIIFNH, via the coding sequence ATGAGCATCACGATCGACTGGTTCGCGTTCGTCCAGGTCTTCGTCGCGGCGATGATCGCCTCGGTGCTCGTCGTCGGCTTCTACGCGACGGGCCTGCGCCTCCTCGTGCGTGCGGGCCGCGCGCCGGTCGTGGCGCCGGCCGAGTTCACCGACGCCATCGCGGTGATCACCGAGAAGCAGCGCGCACGAGCCGAGAAGGCCGCCGCGAAGGCCGCGAAGAAGAGCCCGCTGAGCGACGGGCAGAAGCGCCTCGCGCTCGTGGGGGCGTACGCGTCGTTCGCGGTCTGCGCCCTCGCTGTGCTGGGCGGGCTGCTCCTCATCATCTTCAACCACTGA
- a CDS encoding phosphodiesterase: protein MVAASVQFGQHPPARRTILHLSDTHLLAGNPPLGGRYDTAANLGRTLAAVERLGLRPDALVFTGDLTDLGEPDAYAALREAVEPVAERLGAPIVWVCGNHDERPALRRGLLGLDASEEPVTAVRDLGGLRLIVLDTSVPGWHHGDLDASQLGWLREVLAKPAPLGTILAMHHPPLPSHLPLFDILELRDQDRLAEAIRGSDVRAILAGHLHYSTSGTFAGVPVHVAAATCYTMNLTRPAFEVNGMDAGQSFHLVHVYDDTVTSAVVPVMDAPTGDYFSPEWVERMSRLTPAERLDAFSRKPGR, encoded by the coding sequence ATGGTCGCGGCATCCGTGCAGTTCGGTCAGCATCCGCCTGCCCGGCGGACGATCCTCCACCTGAGCGACACGCATCTGCTGGCCGGCAACCCGCCCCTCGGGGGGCGCTACGACACCGCCGCGAACCTCGGCCGCACGCTCGCGGCCGTCGAGCGCCTCGGTCTGCGACCGGACGCCCTCGTCTTCACCGGCGACCTCACCGACCTCGGCGAGCCCGACGCGTATGCCGCGCTCCGAGAAGCCGTCGAGCCCGTCGCGGAGCGGCTCGGCGCGCCGATCGTGTGGGTGTGCGGCAACCACGACGAGCGCCCGGCGCTGCGTCGCGGCCTCCTCGGCCTCGACGCGTCGGAGGAGCCCGTCACGGCGGTCCGCGACCTCGGGGGTCTCCGGCTCATCGTGCTCGACACATCCGTGCCCGGGTGGCACCACGGCGACCTCGACGCGTCGCAGCTCGGGTGGCTCCGCGAGGTCCTCGCGAAACCGGCGCCGCTCGGCACGATCCTCGCGATGCACCACCCGCCCCTGCCGAGTCACCTGCCGCTCTTCGACATCCTGGAGCTGCGCGACCAGGACCGGCTCGCGGAGGCGATCCGGGGCTCCGATGTGCGGGCGATCCTCGCGGGGCATCTGCACTATTCGACGAGCGGCACCTTCGCCGGCGTCCCCGTGCACGTCGCCGCCGCCACGTGCTACACGATGAACCTCACGCGTCCCGCGTTCGAGGTCAACGGCATGGACGCGGGCCAGTCGTTCCACCTCGTCCACGTGTACGACGACACCGTCACCTCCGCCGTCGTGCCCGTCATGGATGCGCCGACGGGAGACTACTTCTCGCCGGAATGGGTCGAGCGGATGTCGCGGCTCACTCCCGCCGAGCGGCTCGACGCCTTCTCCCGCAAGCCGGGCCGCTGA
- a CDS encoding aspartate ammonia-lyase: MAQDAKTRTRTETDSLGSLEIPADAYWGIHTARALENFPISNRPISVYRDLVVALAMVKQASARANREIGVLDDERAELIDRASQLIIDGRFHDQFVVGVVQGGAGTSTNMNANEVITNVALELAGRPKGDYAYLSPIDHTNRSQSTNDVYPTAIKIGLSLDLKSLLEELDLLRKSFLAKAVEFHDVLKIGRTQLQDAVPMTLGQEFHGFATTLGYDLQRLTENAYLLYEVNMGATAIGTGITTHHDYASAVVQHLREITELDLVTADDLVESTSDTGSFMSFSASLKRNAIKLSKICNDLRLLSSGPQAGFGEINLPARQAGSSIMPGKVNPVIPEVVNQVAFAVAGADLTVTMAVEGGQLQLNAFEPVIAHSLFQSITWMRRAMRTLRINCIDGITANRERLGAMVGSSVGVITALTPFIGYAAAAALAKTALLTGRNVADLVVEAGLMSRDEVTKQLSPARLSGLETVTAAIPIIDPDAGDADADALEQALGAAEAPPAVALQPHSADRG, from the coding sequence ATGGCTCAGGACGCGAAGACGCGCACCCGCACAGAGACCGATTCGCTGGGATCCCTCGAGATCCCCGCCGACGCGTACTGGGGCATCCACACCGCCCGCGCGCTGGAGAACTTCCCCATCTCGAACCGGCCGATCTCGGTCTACCGCGACCTCGTGGTCGCCCTCGCCATGGTCAAGCAGGCCTCGGCGCGCGCGAACCGGGAGATCGGGGTGCTCGATGACGAGCGCGCCGAGCTCATCGACCGGGCGTCGCAGTTGATCATCGACGGCCGGTTCCACGACCAGTTCGTCGTCGGCGTGGTCCAGGGGGGTGCGGGCACCTCGACCAACATGAACGCGAACGAGGTCATCACGAACGTCGCGCTCGAGCTCGCAGGCAGGCCCAAGGGCGACTACGCGTACCTCTCGCCGATCGACCACACCAACCGCAGCCAGTCGACGAACGACGTGTACCCGACGGCCATCAAGATCGGCCTGAGCCTCGACCTGAAGTCGCTCCTCGAGGAGCTCGATCTCCTCCGCAAGTCGTTCCTCGCCAAGGCGGTCGAGTTCCACGACGTCCTCAAGATCGGACGCACCCAGCTGCAGGACGCCGTGCCGATGACCCTCGGGCAGGAGTTCCACGGCTTCGCCACGACCCTCGGCTACGACCTGCAGCGGCTCACCGAGAACGCGTACCTGCTCTACGAGGTGAACATGGGCGCGACGGCCATCGGCACCGGCATCACGACGCATCACGACTATGCGTCGGCGGTCGTGCAGCACCTGCGCGAGATCACCGAGCTCGATCTCGTCACGGCCGACGACCTCGTCGAATCGACAAGCGACACGGGGTCGTTCATGTCGTTCTCGGCGTCGCTCAAGCGCAACGCGATCAAGCTCTCCAAGATCTGCAACGACCTGCGGCTGCTCTCCTCCGGTCCGCAGGCCGGCTTCGGCGAGATCAATCTGCCGGCACGCCAGGCGGGCTCGAGCATCATGCCCGGCAAGGTCAATCCGGTCATCCCCGAGGTCGTCAACCAGGTCGCCTTCGCGGTGGCCGGCGCGGATCTCACCGTCACGATGGCCGTCGAAGGCGGCCAGCTCCAGCTCAACGCTTTCGAGCCGGTCATCGCGCACTCGCTCTTCCAGTCGATCACGTGGATGCGTCGTGCCATGCGCACCCTCCGCATCAACTGCATCGACGGCATCACCGCGAACCGCGAGCGGCTCGGGGCCATGGTCGGATCGAGCGTCGGCGTCATCACCGCCCTGACGCCCTTCATCGGGTACGCCGCGGCCGCGGCGCTGGCGAAGACGGCTCTTCTCACCGGCCGCAACGTCGCCGACCTCGTCGTCGAGGCCGGACTCATGTCGCGCGACGAGGTGACGAAGCAGCTGTCGCCCGCCCGCCTCTCGGGGCTGGAGACGGTCACCGCCGCGATCCCCATCATCGATCCGGATGCCGGCGACGCCGACGCCGATGCGCTCGAGCAGGCGCTCGGCGCTGCGGAGGCGCCGCCGGCGGTCGCACTCCAGCCCCACTCCGCCGATCGCGGCTGA
- a CDS encoding DUF4190 domain-containing protein gives MSTPPPDGSQPPAYNPPPTYNQGPSGPAPYSAAPPPAPQYGSAPPAQPGRTLGIVAFILSFFVQLIALILGIVALVQSRRAGQKNGWALAAIIISAVLMVLGIILFFAVVIPLLTFSGEVLQACQAVDFSGTVEVRGLPVDCSTVSR, from the coding sequence ATGTCCACACCGCCTCCCGACGGCTCCCAGCCGCCGGCATACAACCCGCCTCCGACGTACAACCAGGGCCCGTCGGGCCCGGCGCCGTACTCCGCAGCGCCTCCTCCGGCTCCCCAGTACGGCTCGGCGCCGCCCGCGCAGCCGGGTCGCACGCTCGGCATCGTGGCGTTCATCCTCTCGTTCTTCGTCCAGCTCATCGCGCTCATCCTGGGCATCGTCGCCCTCGTCCAGAGTCGCAGGGCGGGCCAGAAGAACGGCTGGGCCCTCGCCGCCATCATCATCAGCGCCGTGCTGATGGTGCTCGGGATCATCCTGTTCTTCGCCGTCGTCATCCCGCTCCTCACCTTCTCGGGGGAAGTGCTGCAGGCCTGCCAGGCGGTCGACTTCTCCGGCACCGTCGAGGTGCGCGGTCTCCCCGTCGACTGCTCGACGGTCTCGCGCTGA
- a CDS encoding fumarylacetoacetate hydrolase family protein codes for MRFAHVTPPGAAEPRLAVIRGEEALLVEGLFPGAPRFLEDLIAGGDELLERVGDASTRGGTWHPLPGMSFASALLAPPVILAIGLNYAAHSSELGLKTDSTPTVFVLWPNSLSGHGATTTWPRSLSESVDYEAELGVIIGRPAKDVEPETALDHVWGYTVVNDITARDIQYSEAQWSRCKSFDGFTPTGPFVVTADEVPDPQDLHIWTVLDGRTLQDASTGQMVRPVATLISHLSKSATLLPGTLISTGSPGGAGYSRDPQVFLRDRSTVTVGIDGIGELTTHCRIVG; via the coding sequence ATGCGCTTCGCCCACGTGACCCCGCCCGGGGCCGCCGAGCCGAGACTCGCGGTCATCCGCGGCGAGGAGGCTCTGCTGGTCGAGGGGCTCTTCCCCGGTGCTCCCCGGTTCCTCGAAGACCTGATCGCGGGGGGCGACGAACTGCTCGAGCGGGTCGGGGATGCCTCGACCCGCGGCGGGACGTGGCATCCGCTCCCCGGCATGTCGTTCGCGTCGGCGCTGCTCGCCCCGCCCGTCATCCTCGCCATCGGGCTGAACTACGCGGCCCATTCGAGCGAACTGGGGCTCAAGACCGACTCGACGCCCACCGTCTTCGTCCTCTGGCCGAACTCTCTGTCGGGGCACGGTGCGACGACGACGTGGCCGCGTTCTCTCAGCGAGTCCGTCGACTACGAGGCGGAGCTCGGCGTCATCATCGGCCGGCCCGCGAAAGACGTCGAGCCCGAGACGGCCCTCGATCACGTGTGGGGCTACACCGTCGTCAACGACATCACGGCGCGCGACATCCAGTACTCCGAGGCCCAGTGGTCGCGCTGCAAGTCCTTCGACGGCTTCACCCCGACGGGGCCGTTCGTCGTGACCGCCGACGAGGTCCCCGATCCGCAGGATCTGCACATCTGGACCGTGCTCGACGGGCGGACCCTGCAGGACGCCTCGACGGGCCAGATGGTCCGGCCGGTGGCGACGCTCATCTCGCATCTGTCCAAGTCGGCCACGCTGCTGCCCGGCACGCTCATCTCGACGGGCAGCCCGGGCGGCGCCGGCTACTCGCGCGACCCGCAGGTGTTCCTGCGCGACCGGTCGACCGTGACCGTCGGGATCGACGGCATCGGCGAGCTCACGACCCACTGCCGCATCGTCGGCTGA
- a CDS encoding PrsW family intramembrane metalloprotease, with protein MTQPGFGSSDRDGSPGSFPSPLAQPSLTPPAPITPSHVSPTPLRAPAPRRSGRSAPILIGAVLVILLIGLVGYFLTFLGTGASLLGAILALIPLAGVLLAIRLVDRWEPEPRSLIVFALAWGAIAAVAISLGVDLFLSLLFGPRDSYAAEVFQTVVQAPVVEEFAKGLGVLILYAIGRRAFDGPVDGIVYGALVGAGFAFTENIQYFAISYLEGGVGEASATFFVRGIMSPFAHVMFTSVTGFALGLAARRGATTGQAIGPWLLGLAGAILLHAFWNGSAVFTDFFSVYLMLQVPLFLVFVIGIIALRREESRLTRNRLGEYAAAGWFTPQEVDMLATPAGRKAGLEWARTLRGDRTPIMKTFIADATALAMARQRAISGRDPHAASDEQALLAKTAAARQALLSL; from the coding sequence ATGACGCAACCCGGGTTCGGCTCTTCCGATCGAGACGGCTCGCCTGGCAGCTTCCCTTCGCCGCTGGCTCAGCCGAGCCTGACGCCGCCGGCACCCATCACCCCCTCGCACGTCTCCCCGACGCCGCTGCGGGCTCCCGCGCCGAGGCGTTCCGGCCGCAGCGCGCCGATCCTGATCGGCGCGGTCCTCGTGATCCTCCTCATCGGGCTCGTGGGCTACTTCCTCACGTTTCTCGGGACCGGCGCCTCGCTCCTCGGCGCCATCCTCGCCCTCATCCCTCTCGCCGGCGTGCTCCTGGCCATCCGCCTCGTCGATCGGTGGGAGCCCGAGCCCCGGAGCCTGATCGTCTTCGCGCTCGCGTGGGGGGCCATCGCCGCGGTCGCGATCTCGCTCGGCGTGGACCTCTTCCTCTCGCTGCTGTTCGGGCCACGGGACTCCTACGCCGCGGAGGTGTTCCAGACCGTCGTCCAGGCCCCGGTCGTCGAGGAGTTCGCGAAGGGCCTGGGCGTCCTCATCCTCTATGCGATCGGGCGCCGCGCCTTCGACGGCCCGGTTGACGGCATCGTGTACGGCGCGCTCGTCGGAGCAGGCTTCGCCTTCACCGAGAACATCCAGTACTTCGCCATCAGCTATCTCGAGGGCGGCGTCGGCGAAGCATCCGCCACGTTCTTCGTGCGCGGGATCATGTCGCCGTTCGCCCACGTCATGTTCACGAGCGTCACCGGATTCGCCCTCGGCCTCGCGGCGCGCCGCGGCGCGACGACCGGGCAGGCGATCGGTCCGTGGCTGCTGGGCCTGGCCGGTGCGATCCTGCTGCACGCCTTCTGGAACGGCTCAGCGGTCTTCACCGACTTCTTCTCGGTGTACCTCATGCTGCAGGTGCCGCTGTTCCTCGTGTTCGTGATCGGCATCATCGCGCTGCGACGGGAGGAGTCGCGGCTCACGCGCAATCGGCTCGGGGAGTACGCGGCGGCCGGCTGGTTCACGCCGCAGGAGGTGGACATGCTCGCCACGCCGGCTGGACGCAAGGCGGGTCTGGAGTGGGCTCGCACGCTGCGGGGGGATCGGACGCCGATCATGAAGACGTTCATCGCCGATGCCACGGCGCTCGCCATGGCGCGGCAGCGGGCGATCTCGGGGCGTGATCCGCACGCGGCGTCCGACGAGCAGGCTCTGCTGGCGAAGACGGCCGCGGCGCGGCAGGCGCTGCTGTCCCTGTGA
- a CDS encoding FKBP-type peptidyl-prolyl cis-trans isomerase produces the protein MTDDRTKPDIDAPVGPAPDELVIRDVIVGEGAEAKPGDTVTVHYVGVEYESGEEFDSSWNRGESIQFPLRGLIQGWQDGIPGMKVGGRRELVIPPDLAYGPAGGHFLGGKTLIFVIDLISVG, from the coding sequence ATGACTGATGACCGCACCAAGCCCGACATCGACGCGCCCGTGGGGCCGGCCCCCGACGAGCTCGTCATCCGCGACGTGATCGTCGGCGAAGGCGCCGAGGCGAAACCCGGCGACACCGTCACCGTCCACTACGTCGGCGTGGAGTACGAGTCCGGTGAGGAGTTCGACTCGTCGTGGAACCGCGGCGAGAGCATCCAGTTCCCCCTCCGCGGCCTCATCCAGGGGTGGCAGGACGGCATCCCCGGCATGAAGGTCGGCGGCCGTCGCGAGCTCGTCATCCCGCCGGACCTCGCCTACGGCCCTGCGGGCGGGCACTTCCTGGGCGGCAAGACGCTCATCTTCGTCATCGACCTCATCTCGGTCGGCTGA
- a CDS encoding DMT family transporter, with amino-acid sequence MTSTDSVPGLAASKKAQLAVAVGFVLTGIIWGASFLFMKVALGGLSPAQVAWSRLVLGALALGLFVLVRRETLPRQLSVWGHMTVLAVSFCVVPFLLFSWAQQHVTSGLASIYNATTPIMTAIMAGLLFRVERLKPVQLAGILLGILGVVVIIGPWQGLDFSQGLVAQFAILGATACYGFSLAYMRRFVSATGMSALMFSFLNIGIAAAIMVALTPVLVLTPVALDPWIVGSIVLLGCLGTGVAYIWNQNTVRAWGPTRASTVTYITPLVGVFLGVLVLGEHVTWNEPVGALVVFLGILLAQDRLRGRARPKTDEGADASASTPPVVTR; translated from the coding sequence GTGACCTCGACCGACTCCGTCCCGGGCCTGGCAGCCTCGAAGAAGGCTCAGCTCGCCGTCGCCGTCGGGTTCGTCCTGACGGGGATCATCTGGGGCGCGAGCTTCCTCTTCATGAAAGTCGCACTCGGCGGCCTGTCGCCCGCACAGGTGGCGTGGTCCAGGCTCGTCCTGGGCGCGCTAGCGCTCGGGCTCTTCGTCCTCGTCCGGCGTGAGACCCTCCCCCGGCAGCTGTCGGTGTGGGGCCACATGACCGTGCTGGCCGTGTCGTTCTGCGTCGTGCCGTTCCTGCTCTTCTCGTGGGCGCAGCAGCACGTGACGTCGGGGCTCGCGAGCATCTACAACGCCACGACGCCGATCATGACGGCGATCATGGCGGGGCTCCTCTTTCGCGTCGAGAGGCTCAAGCCCGTCCAGCTGGCCGGCATCCTCCTCGGCATCCTGGGAGTCGTCGTCATCATCGGCCCGTGGCAGGGTCTCGACTTCTCGCAGGGGCTCGTCGCCCAGTTCGCGATCCTCGGCGCGACCGCCTGCTACGGCTTCAGTCTCGCCTACATGCGCAGGTTCGTCTCGGCCACGGGGATGAGCGCCCTCATGTTCTCGTTCCTCAACATCGGCATCGCCGCGGCCATCATGGTGGCCCTGACGCCGGTCCTCGTGCTGACACCCGTCGCACTCGACCCGTGGATCGTCGGAAGCATCGTGCTGCTCGGATGCCTCGGCACCGGAGTCGCCTACATCTGGAACCAGAACACGGTCCGCGCCTGGGGCCCGACGCGCGCCTCGACGGTGACCTACATCACGCCCCTCGTCGGCGTGTTCCTGGGGGTCCTGGTGCTGGGCGAGCACGTGACCTGGAACGAGCCCGTGGGCGCGCTCGTGGTGTTCCTCGGCATCCTGCTCGCGCAGGACCGCCTGCGCGGGCGTGCTCGGCCCAAGACGGACGAAGGGGCGGATGCCTCGGCATCCACCCCTCCCGTCGTCACGCGGTAG
- a CDS encoding YceI family protein, which produces MTDTTTAIDVPGYRAGTWVLDPSHSEVGFSVRHMMISKVRGAFGIKNATLIAPENPLEAKVEASVDATSLDTKDEGRDQHLRSADFFDVENHPTIEFRSTGVRVEDGDFLVDGDLSIRGVTKPVTFEFDFGGFGADPWGNYKAGATAKTVINREDFGLTWNAALETGGVLVGKDVTITLDLQGALQQD; this is translated from the coding sequence ATGACCGACACCACCACCGCCATCGACGTCCCCGGCTACCGAGCGGGCACCTGGGTGCTCGACCCCTCGCACAGCGAGGTCGGCTTCAGCGTGCGCCACATGATGATCTCGAAGGTGCGGGGCGCCTTCGGCATCAAGAACGCCACGCTCATCGCGCCGGAGAACCCGCTGGAGGCGAAGGTGGAGGCCAGCGTCGACGCGACGTCGCTCGACACGAAGGACGAGGGGCGCGACCAGCACCTCCGCTCGGCGGACTTCTTCGACGTCGAGAACCACCCCACCATCGAGTTCCGCTCGACGGGCGTGCGCGTCGAGGACGGCGACTTCCTGGTCGACGGCGACCTCTCGATCCGCGGCGTGACCAAGCCCGTCACGTTCGAGTTCGACTTCGGCGGCTTCGGCGCCGACCCGTGGGGCAACTACAAGGCCGGCGCGACGGCCAAGACGGTCATCAACCGCGAGGACTTCGGCCTGACGTGGAACGCCGCGCTCGAGACCGGCGGCGTGCTCGTCGGCAAGGACGTCACGATCACCCTCGACCTGCAGGGCGCGCTGCAGCAGGACTGA